In Streptomyces liangshanensis, the DNA window TGGCCCGGCTGCCCGGGGTGTCCGTGACCGAGGTGCCCGGTCACTGGCGTATTCCCGCCCTCCACGGGAACGACGGCAACGTCGGCCGCTGGGTCCGTATCAAGACGGAGACGCTGGTGCTCGGGATCAAGCATCACCTCGTCACGCGCCCCAACGGCAGGTCCGCCGACTGGATCGCCCCGGGCCCCTCCAACGGCTGCGCGATGGCCTGCGCCTACTGCTACGTCCCGCGCCGTAAGGGTTACGCGAACCCCATCACGCTGTTCACGAACATCGAGGCCATCGTGGCGCACGTCCGACGCCACGTACGGGCCCAGGGCCCCAAGACCGTCCCCAATCAATGCGATCCCCACTCATGGGTCTACGACATCGGGGAGAACGGTGACTGTTCCGTCGACGCACTGGTCTGCGACAACACCGCGGACCTCATCGCCGCGTTCCGCGTGCTGCCGACGGCGAAGGCGTCCTTCGCGACGAAGTTCGTCAATCCCGACCTGCTCGCGCTCGACCCGCGGGGGCGTACTCGCGTGCGCTTCTCCGTCATGCCCGATCACGACGCACGCCTGTTGGACCTGCGCACCACCCCCGTAGCCGAGCGGATCGCCGCCGCGGCCGACTTCCTCGACGCCGGCTACGAGGTGCACTTCAACCTCTCTCCCGTCGTGCTGCGTCCCGGGTGGGAGACCGACTGGGCCGACCTGCTCACGCACCTCGACGACGTGCTGCCCGCCCGCGTGAAGGACCAAGCGGCCTGCGAGATCATCATGCTGACCCACAACCAGCGACTCCACGAAGTCAACCTGGGTTGGCACCCCCGCGCCGAGGAGGTCCTGTGGCAACCGGCCCTCCAGGAGACCAAACGCTCCCAGAACGGCGCCGTCAACGTCCGCTACGCCCTGAGCGTCAAGCGAGACGCACTCGCACGCCTCCACCGGCTCCTGGCAACCCGTACACCGTGGCTCACCGTGAGGTACGCCTTCTGAGACAGC includes these proteins:
- a CDS encoding spore photoproduct lyase family protein; the protein is MGQAVTGPAPEEPEQQPLFDWADIGPAQSPRSAFRDSPEARRMLGVREVFAEPAALDSPRGRQIMARLPGVSVTEVPGHWRIPALHGNDGNVGRWVRIKTETLVLGIKHHLVTRPNGRSADWIAPGPSNGCAMACAYCYVPRRKGYANPITLFTNIEAIVAHVRRHVRAQGPKTVPNQCDPHSWVYDIGENGDCSVDALVCDNTADLIAAFRVLPTAKASFATKFVNPDLLALDPRGRTRVRFSVMPDHDARLLDLRTTPVAERIAAAADFLDAGYEVHFNLSPVVLRPGWETDWADLLTHLDDVLPARVKDQAACEIIMLTHNQRLHEVNLGWHPRAEEVLWQPALQETKRSQNGAVNVRYALSVKRDALARLHRLLATRTPWLTVRYAF